The following are from one region of the Acanthopagrus latus isolate v.2019 chromosome 2, fAcaLat1.1, whole genome shotgun sequence genome:
- the LOC119008665 gene encoding succinate receptor 1-like, with translation MEELREVTGALPTWKVPGPDGFTAEFFKSFAAEVALALMEMYKEALEEGILPPTLRQALLSLVPKEGKDPSDYSGCTCSRTHCLFTPPATSQNHSMISNCSDLDDILEKYYLTPSYAIEFAIGFPGNLIVVLGYVFCLQEWQSCNIYLINLAVSDLIFLCTLPRLSYLYANGQSETMAAACVINRYILHVNLYASILFMVLLSMDRYLLVKHPTRDHYLLKPRTALIVSGLGWLAVNAQIAPMVALMIDDLRITNWKRCRDYASLQGQVDSFSYSLGLTVIGYILPLLGIFVFSYKIAQLLHAQERAIQRRTTSFKRPLRVVTLAAAMVLVLYSPYHVLRNIRIASKQPWAGLPHCTKMYIEGMYIVSRPLIFVHSVINPVFYFLMGDKFRELLVTKIRKLARKTEQQNSSALQNSTQDP, from the exons ATGGAGGAACTCAGAGAGGTGACTGGTGCCCTTCCTACATGGAAGGTACCAGGGCCTGATGGCTTCACAGCTGAATTTTTTAAGAGCTTTGCGGCAGAGGTGGCTCTAGCCCTGATGGAGATGTATAAAGAGGCACTGGAGGAGGGCATACTGCCACCAACCTTAAGGCAAGCACTGCTAAGTTTGGTTCCTAAAGAGGGCAAAGACCCATCTGACT ATAGTGGCTGCACCTGCTCACGGACACACTGCCTATTCACACCACCAGCAACATCGCAAAACCACAGCATG ATATCCAATTGTTCAGACCTAGACGACATACTGGAGAAGTACTACCTAACACCATCTTATGCCATCGAGTTTGCCATTGGGTTTCCTGGCAACCTTATAGTTGTACTTGGTTACGTGTTTTGCTTGCAGGAGTggcagagctgcaacatttaCCTCATCAACCTGGCAGTCTCcgaccttattttcctctgcacGCTGCCACGGCTCTCCTACCTCTATGCCAATGGCCAATCAGAAACCATGGCCGCTGCTTGTGTGATCAACCGCTATATCTTACATGTCAATCTTTACGCATCCATCCTCTTCATGGTTTTGCTGAGCATGGACCGCTACCTGCTCGTGAAACACCCAACAAGAGATCACTACCTGCTGAAACCACGCACTGCACTGATTGTCAGCGGTCTGGGCTGGCTAGCTGTCAATGCACAAATTGCTCCGATGGTAGCACTGATGATTGATGACCTGAGGATCACAAACTGGAAAAGATGCAGAGACTATGCAAGTCTACAAGGACAAGTCGATTCATTCAGTTACAGCCTAGGGCTGACTGTGATTGGTTACATTCTCCCACTGCTTGGAATTTTTGTCTTCTCCTACAAAATTGCACAGCTGCTCCATGCCCAGGAAAGGGCTATACAGCGCAGGACAACATCGTTCAAGAGGCCTCTCAGGGTTGTTACATTAGCTGCAGCCATGGTTCTGGTTCTCTATTCTCCCTACCATGTGTTGAGAAACATCAGAATAGCATCTAAGCAGCCCTGGGCTGGGCTGCCTCATTGTACAAAGATGTACATAGAGGGCATGTATATTGTGAGTCGGCCGCTGATCTTCGTGCACAGTGTCATCAACCCTGTCTTCTACTTCCTCATGGGCGACAAGTTCAGAGAGCTTCTAGTGACAAAGATCAGAAAGCTGgcaagaaaaacagagcagcaaaacTCATCAGCCCTACAAAATTCAACACAAGATCCCTGA